The Elusimicrobiota bacterium genome has a window encoding:
- a CDS encoding FecR family protein, with amino-acid sequence MVAALACACLWTVPAAAEPAVSSTDTAGSYEATLNRASGEVSVEYAAAPGVRKPARAGTGLSAKDVVRTGKNGRAEIALVNYGLIELQPNATMVINSLEKADASFTLRLGALLSKLRSLGGRRLRVRSSRAVASVRGTEFAVEAKGDGAAAYFAVFDEGVVDVEAEGHPAVTLESNLETAVRPGEAPAAPHAIDHFKFAQQRMRILRQRARYFGDQWHRKYRIPKTRGAKP; translated from the coding sequence GTGGTCGCAGCACTCGCCTGCGCCTGCCTGTGGACGGTCCCCGCCGCCGCTGAACCCGCCGTTTCCTCCACGGACACGGCCGGCTCCTACGAAGCGACCCTCAACCGCGCGAGCGGAGAAGTCAGCGTCGAATACGCGGCTGCGCCGGGCGTCCGCAAGCCGGCCCGCGCCGGGACCGGGCTGAGCGCGAAGGATGTCGTCCGCACCGGCAAGAACGGCCGCGCCGAGATCGCCCTCGTGAACTACGGGCTCATCGAGCTCCAGCCCAACGCGACGATGGTCATCAACTCCCTCGAGAAGGCCGACGCCTCCTTCACCCTGCGCCTGGGCGCGCTGCTCTCCAAGCTCCGCTCGCTGGGGGGCCGCCGACTGCGCGTGCGCTCCTCGCGCGCCGTCGCCTCCGTACGGGGCACGGAGTTCGCCGTGGAGGCGAAGGGCGACGGCGCCGCGGCCTACTTCGCCGTCTTCGACGAGGGCGTCGTCGACGTCGAGGCCGAGGGCCATCCGGCCGTGACCCTCGAGAGCAACCTCGAGACCGCCGTCCGCCCCGGCGAGGCCCCCGCGGCCCCTCACGCCATCGACCACTTCAAGTTCGCACAGCAGCGGATGAGGATCCTGCGCCAGCGCGCCCGCTATTTCGGCGACCAGTGGCACAGGAAGTACCGGATCCCGAAGACCCGGGGCGCCAAGCCCTGA